A stretch of Imperialibacter roseus DNA encodes these proteins:
- a CDS encoding TldD/PmbA family protein translates to MRRRDFVQLAGLGAGAMMLPVSAFAKSVDPSRLLEPALDVIQKKRLADVALNASRSAGASYTDVRIGRYLNQFVITREDKVQNMVNTESFGTGIRVIANGTWGFASTNDVTEEGIAKAARQAVAIAKANSKFQTSPVELVPVKGYGEVSYKTPIKKNGFEVTIKDKADLLLNANARAMENGASYINNILFLVNEQKYFASSEGSYIDQDVHRTWPFFTVTAIDKESGQFKQRGSFSAPVGMGYEYLDGRAEDKIVGPAGVTLYNKSYDMVEDATMAAQQVKEILSAKSVEPGKYDLALEPSHLWLTIHESVGHPLELDRVLGYEANYAGTSFATLDKWETKKFNYGSKQVNFVADKTQVGSLGAVGWDDEGVKTKEWDLVKDGTLVNYQAIRDQAKIIGETESHGCCYADSWSSVQFQRMANVSLKAGKEQLTPEQLIGGIDKGVYIVKDGSFSIDQQRYNFQFGGQLFFEIKNGKIAGMLKDVAYQSNTQEFWNSCVQVCDSRDYRLNGSFFDGKGQPGQSSAVSHGSATTRFNGINVINTARSI, encoded by the coding sequence ATGAGGAGAAGAGATTTTGTTCAACTGGCGGGTTTGGGAGCTGGGGCAATGATGCTGCCTGTTTCCGCTTTCGCCAAATCGGTAGACCCCAGCCGACTGCTGGAGCCTGCCCTGGATGTGATCCAGAAGAAAAGACTGGCTGACGTGGCACTCAATGCGTCCCGCTCTGCCGGTGCAAGTTATACGGATGTTCGCATAGGTCGTTACCTTAATCAGTTTGTTATCACCCGTGAAGACAAGGTGCAGAACATGGTCAACACCGAGTCGTTCGGTACAGGCATCCGTGTGATTGCTAACGGTACCTGGGGTTTTGCTTCGACCAACGACGTGACCGAGGAGGGAATTGCGAAAGCCGCAAGGCAGGCCGTGGCCATTGCTAAAGCCAACTCCAAATTCCAGACATCGCCGGTAGAACTGGTGCCCGTGAAAGGATATGGAGAGGTGAGTTATAAAACTCCGATCAAGAAAAACGGATTTGAGGTAACCATAAAAGACAAGGCCGACCTCCTGCTGAATGCCAACGCAAGAGCAATGGAGAACGGAGCAAGCTACATTAACAACATTCTGTTTCTGGTAAATGAGCAAAAGTACTTTGCTTCATCTGAAGGGTCATACATCGATCAGGATGTGCACAGAACCTGGCCTTTCTTTACCGTGACCGCTATCGATAAAGAATCAGGGCAGTTCAAGCAGCGTGGCTCTTTCAGCGCCCCTGTGGGCATGGGCTACGAGTACCTTGATGGCCGTGCAGAAGACAAGATTGTTGGCCCCGCTGGCGTAACCCTTTACAATAAGTCGTACGACATGGTGGAAGATGCTACCATGGCGGCGCAACAAGTGAAAGAGATACTGTCGGCAAAATCTGTGGAGCCAGGCAAATATGATTTGGCACTGGAACCTTCTCACTTGTGGTTGACCATTCATGAGTCGGTGGGGCACCCACTGGAGCTGGACAGAGTGCTGGGCTACGAAGCCAACTACGCAGGCACCAGCTTCGCTACTTTGGACAAATGGGAGACCAAGAAGTTCAACTATGGTAGCAAGCAAGTCAATTTTGTGGCTGACAAAACGCAGGTAGGTTCACTAGGTGCTGTCGGCTGGGACGATGAAGGTGTGAAAACAAAAGAGTGGGACCTGGTGAAAGACGGTACACTGGTGAACTACCAGGCCATCAGAGACCAGGCCAAGATCATTGGAGAAACTGAATCGCATGGCTGCTGCTATGCTGATAGCTGGAGCAGCGTTCAATTCCAGCGCATGGCCAATGTGTCATTGAAAGCTGGTAAAGAGCAACTTACGCCCGAGCAGCTTATCGGGGGTATTGATAAAGGCGTTTACATTGTAAAAGACGGCTCATTCTCCATCGACCAGCAGCGTTACAACTTCCAGTTTGGAGGGCAGCTGTTCTTCGAAATAAAAAACGGAAAAATAGCTGGTATGCTGAAAGACGTGGCTTATCAGTCGAATACCCAGGAGTTTTGGAATTCCTGTGTGCAGGTTTGCGATAGCAGAGACTACCGACTCAATGGCTCCTTCTTTGACGGAAAAGGCCAGCCGGGACAATCCAGTGCTGTGTCGCATGGCAGTGCCACCACAAGGTTCAACGGTATCAATGTGATCAATACTGCGAGAAGCATTTAA
- a CDS encoding TldD/PmbA family protein, protein MAIFSKDEARAILEKVMKFSKADACEANLNGSNGGNIRYARNTVSTAGENSDVTLVVQSNFGKKSGTATVNEFDDASLEKVVRRSEELAQLAPENPEFMGPLEQQTYGESKTYAEATAKITPEYRAQAAANSINPAAAKDVTAAGFLEDSYGFASMMNTKGLFAYNRSTNVNFTVTMRTNDGLGSGWATRDYNDVSKLDTAEASKIAIEKAVKSSTAKAIEPGKYTVILEPAAASDLLQNMLFSMGARQADEGRSFLAKKGGGTKLGEKIVDERVNIYTDPFNTEVPASPWTQDGQARKKMDILKNGVVSNMFYDRYWAEKQGVAPVPFPGNAIMEGGTASLEDMIKDTKKGILVTRFWYIRTVDPQTLLYTGLTRDGTFYIENGKIAYPVKNFRFNESPVIMLNNLETLGKQVRTDGNLIPYMKIRDFTFSSLSDAV, encoded by the coding sequence ATGGCAATATTTTCAAAAGACGAAGCAAGGGCGATCCTGGAGAAGGTGATGAAATTCTCGAAGGCAGACGCTTGCGAGGCTAACCTCAACGGCTCCAATGGGGGCAATATCCGCTATGCAAGGAACACCGTTTCTACTGCAGGGGAAAACAGCGATGTGACGCTGGTAGTGCAATCGAACTTCGGTAAGAAGTCGGGCACCGCAACTGTGAATGAATTCGACGATGCGTCGCTCGAAAAAGTAGTGAGAAGATCGGAAGAACTGGCGCAGCTGGCACCAGAAAACCCCGAGTTTATGGGGCCTCTTGAGCAACAGACCTATGGTGAATCAAAAACTTACGCCGAAGCAACAGCCAAGATAACCCCAGAATACCGGGCGCAGGCAGCTGCCAATAGCATCAATCCTGCGGCAGCTAAGGATGTAACCGCAGCTGGTTTCCTGGAAGATAGCTACGGTTTTGCATCCATGATGAACACCAAAGGCCTTTTTGCCTACAACAGGTCTACTAACGTCAACTTTACGGTGACCATGCGTACCAACGACGGACTGGGCTCAGGCTGGGCCACCAGAGACTACAACGATGTAAGCAAACTTGATACAGCAGAAGCATCGAAAATTGCGATTGAGAAAGCTGTGAAATCAAGCACTGCCAAAGCCATTGAGCCCGGCAAATATACAGTGATTCTTGAGCCCGCTGCGGCTTCTGACCTCTTGCAGAATATGCTTTTCAGCATGGGGGCACGGCAGGCCGACGAGGGAAGAAGCTTTCTTGCTAAAAAAGGTGGGGGAACGAAGCTCGGTGAAAAAATAGTCGACGAAAGAGTGAACATCTATACCGATCCGTTCAATACTGAAGTGCCTGCTTCTCCGTGGACGCAAGATGGCCAGGCCAGAAAGAAAATGGACATCCTTAAGAACGGTGTGGTAAGCAACATGTTCTACGATAGGTACTGGGCCGAGAAACAAGGTGTGGCGCCGGTGCCATTCCCTGGCAATGCTATCATGGAAGGTGGTACTGCCAGTCTTGAGGACATGATCAAGGATACAAAAAAAGGGATTTTGGTTACTCGCTTCTGGTACATCAGAACGGTGGATCCTCAAACGCTGCTTTATACAGGCCTTACCCGTGATGGTACCTTCTATATCGAAAACGGCAAGATCGCCTATCCTGTCAAGAATTTCCGTTTCAACGAGAGCCCTGTGATCATGCTGAACAATCTGGAGACGCTGGGCAAGCAGGTGCGGACAGATGGTAACCTGATTCCTTACATGAAAATCAGGGACTTTACCTTCTCCAGTTTATCTGACGCTGTTTAA
- a CDS encoding DUF4159 domain-containing protein, giving the protein MSRKRFEEFFFTRLQYESGDWDVDQRMPSNLLNSLVEYTTLPVNTRENIVSLSSDEIFNSPFCYLSGHKLVEFTATERENFKKYVENGGFVFVDDCNHDIDGLFAKSFETQMEKLFGPGQLKKIPNNHPIYSSFFEFDGPPTTSQELNGWGDDIVHDYLKAIEVDGRIGVLYSNKDYGCEWDYDFRNKRFYKIDNTRFSINIVMYAMMA; this is encoded by the coding sequence ATGAGCAGAAAGCGTTTTGAGGAGTTTTTCTTTACACGGCTTCAGTATGAATCAGGTGACTGGGATGTAGATCAGCGAATGCCGTCCAATTTGCTCAATTCTCTGGTGGAGTATACCACATTGCCGGTGAATACCAGAGAGAACATTGTTTCGCTGAGCTCTGACGAGATTTTCAACAGTCCTTTTTGTTACCTGAGCGGCCACAAGCTGGTTGAGTTTACCGCTACCGAACGGGAGAACTTCAAAAAGTATGTTGAGAATGGAGGTTTTGTCTTTGTGGACGACTGCAACCATGATATCGACGGTCTGTTTGCCAAATCATTTGAAACGCAAATGGAGAAGCTATTTGGGCCAGGTCAGCTGAAGAAAATTCCTAATAACCACCCTATCTATTCTTCCTTTTTCGAATTCGATGGTCCACCCACCACCTCGCAGGAGCTCAATGGCTGGGGCGACGATATTGTACATGATTATTTGAAAGCCATAGAAGTGGATGGAAGGATAGGTGTGCTCTACAGCAACAAAGATTACGGATGTGAGTGGGACTATGACTTCCGCAACAAACGGTTCTATAAAATCGACAACACCAGGTTTAGTATTAATATAGTGATGTACGCCATGATGGCCTGA
- a CDS encoding AAA family ATPase: MNAELKEIEKTAEKLVASLGDLKKEIGKVIVGQGETIDQLLITFLAGGHGLLEGVPGLAKTLMIRTLSEAIDLKFRRIQFTPDLMPTDIIGTEILEEDHTTGKRIFKFNKGPIFANIILADEINRTSPKTQSALLEAMQEFEVTYAGTTYPLERPFFILATQNPIEQAGTFPLPEAQLDRFLLYIRIGYPTAEEERNILESTTGKKKEAVKSVIKGEEILEAQKLVREVHISKDLIGFVSRVVRATRAGESEVSFVNEWVRWGAGPRAGQAMILTAKARALLKGRFAVTMEDIKSVAFPVLRHRILMNFKAEADGVTSDRVTAELLDKIKLPAGV; this comes from the coding sequence ATGAATGCAGAATTAAAAGAGATAGAAAAAACGGCTGAAAAGCTGGTAGCCAGCCTGGGTGACCTGAAGAAGGAGATTGGGAAGGTGATAGTGGGGCAGGGAGAAACAATCGACCAGCTGCTGATCACATTTCTGGCAGGAGGCCATGGCCTGCTCGAAGGCGTGCCGGGCTTGGCAAAGACGTTGATGATCAGAACGCTGTCAGAAGCAATCGACCTTAAGTTCAGGCGGATTCAGTTCACTCCCGATTTGATGCCGACCGATATCATTGGCACAGAAATACTGGAGGAAGACCATACCACAGGCAAAAGGATATTCAAGTTCAATAAAGGGCCCATTTTCGCCAATATCATTCTGGCAGATGAAATCAACCGAACGTCGCCTAAAACGCAGTCGGCATTGCTTGAAGCCATGCAGGAGTTTGAGGTGACCTATGCCGGAACAACCTATCCGCTGGAGAGGCCCTTCTTTATTTTGGCTACGCAAAACCCGATTGAACAGGCAGGTACATTTCCACTGCCGGAAGCCCAGCTTGACCGCTTTCTTTTGTACATCCGTATAGGCTATCCCACAGCGGAGGAAGAGCGCAATATTTTGGAAAGCACCACTGGCAAGAAGAAAGAAGCGGTGAAAAGTGTCATCAAAGGCGAGGAAATTCTGGAGGCTCAGAAGCTCGTCAGAGAAGTGCATATAAGCAAAGACCTTATTGGCTTTGTGAGCAGGGTGGTGCGAGCTACCAGGGCTGGCGAAAGTGAGGTGAGCTTTGTGAACGAATGGGTGCGCTGGGGCGCCGGGCCAAGAGCGGGACAGGCAATGATCTTAACGGCGAAGGCAAGGGCTTTGCTCAAAGGCCGGTTTGCCGTGACCATGGAAGACATCAAAAGCGTAGCGTTTCCTGTTCTTCGCCATCGAATCCTTATGAACTTCAAGGCAGAAGCCGACGGCGTTACTTCTGACCGAGTAACAGCCGAGCTTTTAGACAAAATCAAACTTCCAGCTGGAGTTTAG
- a CDS encoding DUF58 domain-containing protein, translating to MNPQIRQLLTPEILSTVNGLELVARVIVEGYMSGGNPSQSVGAGQEFSQYRSYEPGDDLRQLDWKMFARSERYYIKQSEVETNITVKFMLDASRSMEHAEGGVSKIQMAKVLIAALAFLARKQSDTFGLFSVNDLHITAVQPRFDQQQYIRFLNELIKIKAESTWKKGNGLEHIYSHQGKEMILFFTDMYDSEGDLHDFIRKLKTPRNEVIVFHLMGREELELNYSTQLTFEDLETGERLKVDSPAQQSVYRKKMGEWIDATRDWMLQKQVIYQPTYLDDPAPEVLRTFLKARKSMIR from the coding sequence GTGAACCCACAGATTCGCCAGTTACTCACACCAGAGATCCTCTCCACCGTTAACGGGTTGGAGCTGGTAGCCCGTGTGATTGTGGAAGGCTACATGAGTGGAGGCAACCCGAGTCAGTCTGTAGGGGCCGGGCAAGAGTTTAGCCAGTACAGAAGCTATGAACCCGGCGACGACCTTCGTCAGCTCGACTGGAAGATGTTTGCCCGGTCAGAGCGCTACTACATCAAGCAGTCAGAGGTCGAAACCAATATCACCGTCAAGTTTATGCTGGACGCCAGCCGGTCGATGGAGCATGCCGAGGGTGGCGTCAGTAAAATACAAATGGCCAAAGTGCTGATTGCGGCGCTGGCTTTTCTGGCGAGAAAGCAGAGCGATACCTTCGGCCTGTTTTCTGTGAACGACCTGCATATAACCGCAGTGCAACCACGGTTTGACCAACAACAATACATTCGCTTTTTGAATGAGTTAATCAAAATAAAAGCTGAAAGCACCTGGAAGAAGGGTAACGGGCTCGAGCATATTTACAGTCATCAAGGCAAAGAGATGATCCTGTTTTTCACCGATATGTATGACAGCGAAGGGGATCTGCACGATTTTATTCGAAAGCTCAAAACACCCCGCAATGAAGTTATTGTCTTTCATTTGATGGGAAGGGAAGAATTGGAATTGAACTACAGTACCCAGCTTACCTTCGAAGACCTGGAAACAGGCGAACGGCTAAAAGTAGACTCGCCTGCTCAGCAAAGCGTTTATCGCAAGAAGATGGGTGAGTGGATAGATGCCACGAGGGACTGGATGTTGCAAAAGCAGGTGATCTACCAACCGACCTACCTTGATGACCCGGCACCTGAGGTGCTTCGGACTTTTCTGAAGGCTCGTAAATCGATGATAAGATGA